Proteins co-encoded in one Paenibacillus antri genomic window:
- the uraA gene encoding uracil permease, whose product MSAESRTIGVNEKPSFLAGLPLSFQHLFAMFGSTVLVPVLFNVDPATILLMNGIGTIFYLILCKGRIPAYLGSSFAFLSPVAVVLGASGGSYAKALGGFVVVGAIFTIVALLVSAVGTKWIDVVFPPAAMGAIVAVIGLELAPVAAGMAGWIPSEAAPFDPKAVTVSVVTLLVALIGSVAFRGFLKIIPILVSIVIGYALAALLGIVTFEKVAEADWLRLPTFTTPEWDAASIAIIAPAALVVIAEHIGHLIVTGNIVGKDLTKEPGLGRSLLGNGVSTLVSGFVGSTPNTTYGENIGVLALTRVYSVWVIGGAAVIAVALSFVGKLAALIMTIPNPVMGGVSVLLFGVIAASGIRMLVEAKVDYSKASNMILSAVVLIIGISGATFSVGNFSLKGMALATVAAILLSLFFKLLEVLKLRSE is encoded by the coding sequence ATGTCCGCCGAATCGCGCACGATTGGAGTCAACGAAAAACCATCTTTTCTCGCCGGCCTTCCGCTTTCCTTCCAGCATCTGTTCGCCATGTTCGGTTCGACCGTTCTGGTGCCGGTGCTGTTTAACGTGGATCCGGCCACGATCTTGTTAATGAACGGGATCGGCACGATCTTTTATCTCATCTTGTGCAAGGGACGCATCCCCGCATACCTCGGCTCCAGCTTCGCCTTCTTGTCCCCCGTCGCCGTCGTGCTCGGGGCGTCCGGAGGCAGCTATGCGAAGGCGCTCGGCGGATTCGTCGTCGTCGGCGCGATCTTCACGATCGTTGCGCTTCTCGTATCCGCGGTCGGAACGAAGTGGATCGACGTCGTGTTCCCCCCTGCGGCTATGGGCGCGATCGTCGCCGTCATCGGCTTGGAGCTGGCACCCGTCGCCGCCGGGATGGCCGGCTGGATTCCGTCCGAAGCCGCGCCTTTCGATCCGAAAGCCGTAACCGTATCCGTCGTTACGCTGCTCGTTGCGCTGATCGGGTCTGTCGCTTTCCGCGGATTCCTGAAGATTATCCCGATTCTCGTCAGTATCGTCATCGGGTATGCGCTGGCCGCTCTGCTCGGAATCGTCACCTTCGAGAAGGTCGCCGAAGCCGACTGGCTGCGCCTCCCGACGTTCACCACGCCGGAGTGGGACGCCGCCAGCATCGCGATCATCGCGCCGGCCGCGCTCGTCGTCATCGCCGAGCATATCGGCCACTTGATCGTCACCGGCAACATCGTCGGGAAGGATCTCACGAAGGAGCCGGGCCTCGGCCGCTCGCTGCTCGGCAACGGCGTATCGACGCTCGTCTCCGGCTTCGTCGGGTCCACGCCGAACACGACTTACGGCGAAAATATCGGCGTATTGGCGCTGACTCGCGTCTACTCCGTCTGGGTCATCGGCGGCGCGGCGGTCATCGCGGTCGCGCTGTCGTTCGTCGGCAAGCTCGCCGCGCTGATCATGACCATCCCGAACCCGGTCATGGGCGGCGTATCCGTACTGCTCTTCGGCGTCATCGCCGCCTCGGGCATCCGAATGCTGGTCGAAGCGAAGGTCGACTATTCGAAGGCGTCGAACATGATTTTGTCCGCCGTCGTCCTCATTATCGGCATCAGCGGCGCCACGTTCTCCGTCGGCAACTTCTCGCTCAAGGGCATGGCGCTGGCGACCGTCGCGGCGATCCTGCTCAGCCTGTTCTTCAAGCTCCTCGAGGTGCTGAAGCTGCGCAGCGAATAA
- a CDS encoding RelA/SpoT family protein → MEERQPTGIEQLLEKASSYIKEADLTRIREAYDYAEAAHQGQTRKSGEPYILHPLAVADILVNMQMDATTVIVGLLHDVVEDTNVTTQDLEAKFGKTCAELVDGLTKLEKIRFKSKEEQQNENYRKMFVAMAQDIRVILIKLADRLHNMRTLKHQSEEAQRRISEETLEIFCPIAHRLGMAAIRWEMEDISLRYLNPQQYYRIVNLMQKKRAERERHIEEVMDKIREKLTEMGIDADISGRPKHIYSIYKKMVSRNKQFNEIYDLLAIRIIVENVKDCYATLGIIHTLWKPMPGRFKDYIAMPKPNMYQSLHTTVIGPKGEPTEVQIRTLEMHRTSEFGIAAHWAYKESKDGSSQAANIGTFEEKMTFFREILELQQEAKDAAEFMESLRMDFFTDLVYVFTPKGEVIELPSGSVPLDFAYRIHTEIGNRTIGSKVNGRIVPLDHKLHTGDIVEILTSKHSYGPSQDWLKIAQSSHARSKIKQWFKKEKREENVEKGREAIEREVKRLGFDPQDVLSEDKLLEAAKKFNFNDVEDMLSAIGFSGITAAQIVTRLTEKQRKENEEAAQLQLTNEVRELKPASAAHKRPRSTQGVRVKGVDNLLVRFARCCNPVPGDDIIGYITRGRGVSVHRSDCPNVVVSDENGDDANRVIEVEWIAAAEANYSVDIEITGHDRRGLLNEVLQAVSESKTNMSAVSGRSDKNKVAMIHMTILIRNTEHLQSVVEKIKRVRDVYSVQRIMQ, encoded by the coding sequence ATGGAAGAACGGCAGCCCACGGGGATCGAGCAGTTGCTCGAGAAGGCATCTTCATACATCAAAGAAGCCGACCTGACGCGGATCCGGGAAGCGTACGATTATGCGGAAGCCGCGCATCAAGGCCAAACCCGTAAATCCGGGGAACCATATATCCTTCATCCGCTGGCGGTAGCCGACATCTTGGTGAACATGCAGATGGACGCGACCACGGTCATCGTGGGTTTGCTTCACGACGTCGTGGAAGACACCAACGTCACGACGCAGGATCTCGAGGCGAAATTCGGCAAAACGTGCGCGGAACTTGTCGATGGACTTACCAAGCTTGAGAAAATCCGCTTCAAATCGAAGGAAGAACAGCAGAACGAAAACTACCGCAAGATGTTCGTCGCGATGGCCCAGGACATTCGGGTCATTCTTATTAAGCTTGCCGACCGCCTTCATAATATGCGGACGCTGAAGCATCAATCGGAAGAGGCGCAGCGCAGAATCTCCGAAGAGACGCTTGAAATCTTTTGTCCGATCGCCCACCGACTCGGGATGGCCGCCATTCGCTGGGAGATGGAGGACATCTCCCTACGCTACCTGAACCCGCAGCAATATTACCGCATCGTCAATCTGATGCAGAAGAAGAGAGCCGAGCGCGAACGCCACATCGAAGAGGTCATGGATAAAATCCGGGAGAAATTGACCGAGATGGGCATCGACGCGGATATTAGCGGCCGACCGAAGCACATCTACAGCATCTATAAGAAAATGGTCAGCCGCAACAAGCAGTTTAACGAAATCTACGATTTGCTCGCGATTCGCATTATCGTCGAGAACGTGAAGGACTGCTATGCGACGCTGGGCATCATTCATACGCTGTGGAAGCCGATGCCGGGCCGGTTCAAGGATTACATCGCGATGCCGAAGCCGAACATGTACCAGTCGCTCCATACGACGGTCATCGGGCCGAAGGGCGAGCCGACCGAGGTACAAATTCGAACGCTCGAGATGCATCGTACGTCCGAGTTCGGGATCGCCGCCCACTGGGCGTACAAGGAAAGCAAGGACGGTTCTTCTCAAGCGGCGAATATCGGCACCTTCGAGGAGAAGATGACATTCTTCCGGGAAATTCTCGAGCTGCAGCAAGAAGCGAAAGACGCCGCGGAGTTCATGGAGTCGCTGCGGATGGACTTCTTTACCGATCTCGTGTACGTCTTCACGCCGAAGGGCGAAGTCATCGAGCTTCCTTCCGGCTCCGTGCCGCTCGATTTCGCATACCGCATTCATACCGAAATCGGCAATCGGACGATCGGCTCGAAGGTGAACGGCCGCATCGTGCCGCTCGACCATAAGCTTCATACCGGCGATATCGTCGAAATCTTGACCTCCAAGCACTCCTACGGGCCTAGCCAAGATTGGCTGAAAATCGCGCAGTCGTCTCACGCCAGAAGCAAGATCAAGCAATGGTTCAAGAAGGAGAAGCGGGAGGAAAACGTCGAAAAAGGCCGCGAAGCGATCGAACGCGAGGTCAAGCGACTCGGCTTCGATCCTCAGGACGTATTGTCCGAAGACAAACTTCTGGAAGCCGCGAAGAAGTTCAACTTCAACGACGTCGAAGATATGCTGTCGGCGATCGGGTTCAGCGGCATTACCGCCGCTCAGATCGTCACGCGCCTTACGGAGAAGCAGCGCAAGGAGAACGAGGAAGCGGCGCAGCTGCAGCTGACGAACGAAGTGCGTGAGCTGAAGCCGGCTTCGGCGGCGCATAAGCGTCCGCGGTCGACGCAAGGCGTGCGCGTCAAGGGCGTCGACAACCTGCTCGTCCGCTTCGCCCGCTGCTGCAATCCGGTGCCGGGGGACGATATCATCGGTTATATCACGCGCGGACGCGGCGTGTCGGTCCATCGGAGCGACTGTCCGAACGTGGTCGTCTCGGACGAGAACGGGGACGATGCGAATCGGGTCATCGAGGTCGAGTGGATCGCCGCGGCGGAAGCGAATTACAGCGTCGATATCGAGATCACGGGTCACGACCGCCGAGGGCTGTTGAACGAAGTGCTGCAGGCCGTCTCCGAGAGCAAGACGAACATGTCCGCGGTCTCCGGACGTTCGGATAAGAACAAAGTGGCGATGATTCATATGACGATTCTGATCCGGAATACGGAGCATCTTCAGTCGGTCGTCGAGAAAATCAAGCGCGTACGGGACGTCTATTCCGTACAGCGCATCATGCAGTAG
- the dtd gene encoding D-aminoacyl-tRNA deacylase — protein sequence MRALLQRSKAASVRVGGETVGAIDGGLVVLLGVTHEDTEADAVYLAEKTAGLRIFEDEEGKMNLSIGEVGGAVLSVSQFTLYGDARKGRRPNFMAAARPDAALALYERYNALLRERGLAVETGRFGEMMEVSLVNWGPVTLWLDSKA from the coding sequence ATGCGCGCATTATTACAGAGAAGCAAAGCGGCGAGCGTCCGCGTAGGCGGCGAGACGGTCGGCGCGATCGACGGCGGTCTCGTCGTCCTGCTCGGCGTGACCCACGAAGACACCGAGGCGGATGCCGTCTATTTGGCGGAGAAGACGGCGGGACTCCGCATCTTCGAGGACGAAGAAGGCAAGATGAATTTGTCGATCGGGGAGGTCGGCGGGGCCGTGCTTTCCGTTTCGCAGTTCACGCTGTACGGCGACGCCCGCAAGGGGCGGCGACCGAATTTCATGGCCGCGGCTCGGCCAGACGCGGCGCTCGCGTTATACGAGCGCTATAACGCTCTGTTGCGGGAGCGAGGGCTCGCCGTCGAGACCGGCCGCTTCGGCGAAATGATGGAAGTGTCGCTCGTCAACTGGGGCCCTGTAACCCTATGGCTCGACAGCAAAGCATAA
- a CDS encoding coproporphyrinogen III oxidase: MRIRIERVGFADFDMDLFHLCKLFYDEADVRFEDRSFEDGEPELTIRIGLETDEANDRIRVSAEAAESDSAGGRSWSGSYERTLSSRTGDDPRRSLKRALGAGLVKVLEQATGLAQPWGTLTGVRPTKLMHNLLLQYEPEEAERILQDEYFVTAEKASLLSEVAVRQLKVIPDLYTINEKEVSVYIGIPFCPTKCAYCTFPAYDIRGNNGSVEAFLEGLHYEIRETGRWLKAAGLGITTIYWGGGTPTSIEAEQMDALFETLHASFPGMDRVRELTVEAGRPDTITPEKLQVMRKWNVDRISINPQSFTQRTLDTIGRHHTVEETVEKFKLSRSMGLDNINMDLIIGLPNEGLKELRHTLDETEKLLPESLTVHTLSFKRASKMTKNRDKYEVAERDEIRAMMEEAIEWTAKHGYAPYYLYRQKNILGNLENVGYSLQGKESLYNILMMEERQTVVGLGCGAVSKVVYPDETEGRDLVERFPNPKEPYHYNQAFREYTEKKLELLQRAYGKESMKL, translated from the coding sequence GTGAGAATTCGCATCGAACGCGTCGGCTTCGCCGATTTCGATATGGATTTATTTCATTTGTGCAAATTGTTTTACGACGAGGCGGACGTGCGGTTCGAAGACCGGTCGTTCGAGGACGGCGAGCCGGAATTGACGATTCGCATCGGACTCGAGACGGACGAAGCGAACGATCGCATCCGCGTATCCGCGGAAGCGGCGGAGTCCGATTCCGCGGGCGGACGAAGCTGGAGCGGCAGCTATGAGCGGACGCTGTCGAGCCGGACGGGCGACGACCCGAGACGGTCTCTTAAGCGCGCCCTTGGCGCGGGGCTCGTGAAGGTATTGGAACAGGCGACGGGGCTCGCGCAGCCGTGGGGGACGTTGACGGGCGTACGGCCTACGAAGCTTATGCATAATTTGCTGCTGCAATACGAGCCGGAAGAAGCGGAGCGCATCTTACAGGACGAATATTTCGTGACGGCGGAGAAGGCGTCCTTGCTGTCGGAAGTCGCCGTCCGGCAGCTGAAGGTCATCCCTGACTTATATACGATCAACGAGAAGGAAGTCAGCGTTTATATCGGGATACCCTTCTGCCCGACGAAGTGCGCGTACTGCACGTTCCCGGCGTACGACATCCGCGGCAACAACGGCTCGGTGGAGGCGTTCCTCGAAGGGCTGCATTACGAGATCCGCGAGACGGGGCGCTGGCTGAAAGCCGCGGGCCTCGGCATTACGACGATTTATTGGGGCGGCGGCACGCCGACGAGCATCGAAGCGGAGCAGATGGACGCCTTGTTCGAGACGCTGCATGCGTCGTTCCCGGGCATGGACCGCGTGCGAGAACTGACGGTCGAGGCGGGACGTCCGGATACGATAACGCCGGAGAAGCTGCAAGTGATGCGGAAGTGGAACGTGGATCGGATTTCGATCAATCCGCAAAGCTTCACGCAGCGGACATTGGATACGATCGGCAGGCATCACACGGTCGAAGAGACGGTCGAGAAGTTTAAGCTGTCGCGTTCGATGGGCCTCGACAACATTAATATGGATTTGATCATCGGGCTTCCGAACGAAGGCTTGAAGGAACTGCGCCATACGCTCGACGAAACGGAAAAGTTGCTGCCCGAGTCTTTGACGGTGCACACTTTATCGTTCAAACGCGCGTCTAAGATGACGAAGAACCGGGATAAGTACGAGGTCGCCGAACGCGACGAGATCCGCGCCATGATGGAGGAAGCGATCGAGTGGACGGCGAAGCACGGGTATGCGCCTTACTACTTGTACCGGCAAAAAAATATTCTCGGAAACTTGGAAAACGTCGGTTACAGCCTTCAAGGGAAAGAGAGCCTCTATAATATTCTCATGATGGAGGAGCGGCAGACGGTCGTCGGCCTCGGCTGCGGCGCCGTGAGCAAGGTCGTCTACCCGGACGAGACGGAGGGACGGGATTTAGTCGAACGCTTCCCGAATCCGAAGGAGCCGTACCATTACAACCAAGCGTTCCGGGAGTATACCGAGAAGAAGCTGGAGCTGCTGCAGCGGGCTTACGGCAAGGAGAGTATGAAGCTATGA
- a CDS encoding FAD-dependent oxidoreductase produces MIRKWLRNAAATAMAAFVAAGGVFAGGAGVASAGTLSQHAEWFSGQPVGPVPLQVPAQLAGIKTEYDVIVAGTDPEGIAAALSAARNGLSVLLTDGRGRTTLGGLMTLGWLNTIDLNRYSPDGSILNKGIFSEWYKMVEGDSFDVKTAASAFQRLVDAEPNIDVLMPVRSMEPVVESFGQTKTVVGMELTTKDGTELFVRANAVIDATQDGDVFAAAGVPFTFGREDIGQADARMAVTLVYRLNGVTPAVWSGIRERLRGKKGYGTTTMSAWGYLEFYQYVPSQPQVKMRGLNIGRQNDNTALVNALLLFDVDPLDPASVQAGIEAGKKELPLVVKYMQSRFPELSKLTLGGTAPEPYIRESRHMLGEYRLNIIDLLENKDKWDRIAFGSYPIDLQPTSPSDSGNILFKPIKYAVPFRSIVPQKVDGLLVVGRAASFDTLPHGSARTIPVGMAAGEAAGAAVKVAKERGITFRAMSKDKAAILALQNRLNAQGMDLKPYTLPLQSYEKHRTYSGLKTVLSFGLVSGKYDNDFRLDERANPVEYGLLYAGSRDYFGDKMPTHPSLWYPADQTLEKQLRASPLTLENAALIAATALGIEFQPNGALAALKARGILKDVTISGIKNANALTVGESYMVFRDVATALGFRAAASSVN; encoded by the coding sequence ATGATTCGAAAATGGTTACGGAACGCGGCCGCAACGGCGATGGCCGCGTTCGTCGCGGCCGGCGGCGTCTTCGCCGGCGGAGCGGGAGTGGCGTCGGCGGGGACGCTGTCGCAGCACGCGGAATGGTTTTCCGGACAACCGGTCGGACCGGTTCCGCTGCAAGTCCCCGCGCAGCTCGCGGGCATCAAGACGGAGTACGACGTTATCGTGGCGGGCACGGATCCGGAAGGGATCGCGGCCGCGTTGTCCGCGGCGCGCAACGGCTTGTCCGTGCTGCTGACGGACGGGCGGGGTCGCACGACGCTGGGCGGCCTGATGACGCTCGGCTGGCTGAATACGATCGACCTGAACCGGTATTCTCCGGACGGTTCGATTTTAAACAAGGGCATCTTCAGCGAATGGTACAAGATGGTCGAAGGCGATTCCTTCGATGTGAAGACGGCCGCTAGCGCGTTCCAGCGGCTCGTCGACGCGGAACCGAACATCGACGTCCTGATGCCCGTCCGATCCATGGAGCCCGTCGTGGAGTCGTTCGGGCAGACGAAGACGGTCGTAGGAATGGAGTTGACCACGAAGGACGGGACGGAGCTGTTCGTCCGCGCGAACGCGGTCATCGACGCGACGCAGGACGGCGACGTATTCGCGGCCGCTGGCGTGCCGTTCACGTTCGGCCGGGAAGATATCGGCCAAGCCGACGCCCGGATGGCGGTGACGCTCGTCTATCGGCTGAACGGCGTAACGCCGGCCGTATGGAGCGGCATTCGCGAACGGCTCCGCGGGAAGAAGGGCTACGGCACGACGACGATGTCGGCTTGGGGGTACTTAGAGTTTTACCAATACGTGCCGAGCCAGCCGCAGGTGAAGATGCGCGGTCTCAATATCGGAAGGCAGAACGACAATACGGCGCTCGTGAACGCGCTGCTGCTGTTCGACGTCGACCCGCTCGATCCGGCTTCGGTGCAGGCGGGCATCGAAGCGGGCAAGAAGGAACTGCCGCTCGTCGTGAAGTACATGCAGAGCCGGTTCCCGGAGCTGTCGAAGCTGACGCTGGGGGGTACCGCTCCCGAGCCGTATATTCGGGAGTCGCGGCATATGCTGGGCGAGTACAGACTTAATATTATCGACTTGCTCGAAAATAAAGACAAGTGGGACCGCATCGCCTTCGGCTCGTACCCGATCGACCTGCAGCCGACGTCTCCGAGCGACAGCGGCAACATCTTGTTCAAGCCGATCAAATACGCTGTGCCGTTCCGCAGCATCGTGCCGCAAAAGGTGGACGGGCTGCTCGTCGTCGGACGCGCCGCTTCGTTCGATACGCTGCCGCACGGCAGCGCGCGGACGATCCCGGTCGGCATGGCGGCGGGCGAAGCGGCGGGCGCGGCGGTCAAGGTCGCGAAGGAGCGCGGCATCACGTTCCGGGCGATGTCGAAGGATAAAGCGGCGATTCTCGCGCTGCAGAACCGCTTGAACGCGCAGGGCATGGATCTGAAGCCGTATACGCTGCCGCTTCAGTCTTACGAGAAGCACCGGACGTATTCGGGGCTCAAGACAGTGTTGTCGTTCGGGCTCGTGTCCGGGAAGTACGACAACGACTTCCGGCTCGACGAGCGGGCGAACCCGGTCGAGTACGGGCTGTTGTACGCCGGCTCGCGCGATTATTTCGGCGACAAGATGCCGACGCACCCTTCTCTATGGTATCCGGCGGACCAGACGCTGGAGAAGCAGCTTCGCGCTTCGCCGCTCACGCTCGAGAACGCGGCGTTGATCGCGGCGACGGCTTTGGGGATCGAGTTCCAGCCGAACGGCGCGCTCGCCGCGCTGAAAGCCCGCGGAATCCTGAAAGACGTGACGATCTCCGGCATCAAAAACGCGAACGCCTTGACGGTAGGCGAATCGTACATGGTGTTCCGGGACGTGGCGACGGCGCTCGGCTTCCGCGCGGCGGCTTCGAGCGTCAATTGA
- the hisS gene encoding histidine--tRNA ligase: MSFQKPKGTQDFLPGAVERWQFVEGKAREVCRRFAYREIRTPIFESTELFQRGVGETTDVVEKEMYTFMDKGDRSMTLRPEGTAGVVRAYVENKLYGDPDITKLYYIGPMFRYEQPQAGRYRQFHQFGIEAFGSSDPSLDAEVIALGSQFYTEIGLTGFTLEINSVGTPATRAAFREKLLAFLAPLRDVLCKDCRSRMDRNPLRVLDCKVDQARFEGAPSLLDNLDDDSAAHFEKVKAHLDAMGIAYSINPRLVRGLDYYTHTAFEFKAAGIGSIDTIGGGGRYNGLVSDIGGPEQTGVGFGLGLERVLLVLEKQGVELPATVAPDVYFVALGEAAEARIVPLLNEARARGIVAEKDYGGRKMKAQLKSADRLAAKYAAILGDDELERGEIVLKSLATGEQRTVALASLFDSLK; encoded by the coding sequence ATGTCTTTTCAGAAACCGAAGGGAACGCAAGACTTCTTGCCGGGCGCGGTCGAGCGTTGGCAGTTCGTCGAGGGGAAGGCGCGGGAGGTATGCCGCAGATTCGCGTACCGGGAAATTCGGACGCCGATCTTCGAGTCGACCGAGCTGTTCCAGCGCGGCGTCGGCGAGACGACGGACGTCGTCGAGAAAGAGATGTACACGTTCATGGACAAAGGCGATCGCAGCATGACGCTGCGGCCGGAAGGGACGGCGGGCGTCGTTCGCGCCTACGTCGAAAACAAGCTGTACGGGGATCCCGATATTACGAAGCTGTATTATATCGGACCGATGTTCCGCTATGAGCAGCCGCAAGCCGGACGGTACCGGCAGTTCCACCAATTCGGGATCGAGGCGTTCGGCTCGAGCGATCCGAGTCTGGACGCGGAGGTCATCGCGCTCGGCAGCCAGTTTTACACCGAGATCGGCCTTACGGGCTTCACGCTCGAGATCAACTCCGTCGGGACGCCGGCGACGCGCGCGGCGTTCCGCGAGAAGCTGCTCGCGTTCCTCGCTCCGTTGCGGGACGTCCTGTGCAAGGACTGCCGCTCGCGCATGGACCGCAATCCGCTGCGGGTGCTCGATTGCAAGGTGGACCAAGCGCGCTTCGAAGGCGCGCCGTCGCTGCTCGACAACCTGGACGACGACAGCGCCGCGCACTTCGAAAAGGTGAAGGCGCACCTCGACGCGATGGGCATCGCTTACTCGATCAATCCGCGGCTCGTGCGCGGTTTGGACTACTACACGCATACGGCGTTCGAGTTCAAGGCGGCCGGCATCGGGTCGATCGACACGATCGGCGGAGGCGGGCGCTATAACGGACTCGTGTCCGACATCGGCGGACCCGAGCAGACGGGCGTCGGCTTCGGCCTCGGCCTCGAGCGCGTGCTTCTGGTGCTGGAGAAGCAGGGCGTGGAGCTGCCGGCGACGGTGGCGCCGGACGTGTACTTCGTAGCGCTCGGCGAAGCGGCGGAGGCGCGCATCGTGCCGCTGCTGAACGAGGCGCGCGCGAGAGGCATCGTCGCCGAGAAGGATTACGGCGGCCGCAAGATGAAGGCGCAGCTGAAGTCGGCGGACCGGCTGGCCGCGAAATACGCGGCGATTCTCGGAGACGACGAGTTAGAGCGCGGGGAGATCGTATTGAAATCGCTCGCGACGGGCGAGCAGCGGACGGTTGCGCTGGCGAGCTTGTTCGACAGCTTGAAGTAA
- the aspS gene encoding aspartate--tRNA ligase: MMLRTHKCGTLTKANVGETVVLNGWVQRRRDLGGVLFIDLRDRSGLMQIVFNPAFSGEALETADKCRNEYVVAVKGKVVERDPSTVNPNLPTGEIEVQVTEIEVFNGAKTPPFFIEDGVEVDESVRLKYRYLDLRRPEMQRTLMLRSKAAKVFRDFLDANEFVEVETPILTKSTPEGARDYLVPSRVHPGEFFALPQSPQIFKQLLMVGGMERYYQIARCFRDEDLRADRQPEFTQVDIETSFLSQDQLLTIMEELTAKLFKETVGYDVPTPFQRLPYAEAMGKYGSDKPDLRFGLELVDVSDVVSSSGVKVFASVVAGGGMVKAINAKGCATWSRKELDDLTPFAARYGGKGLAYIVVKDGEWKGPIVKFLSPEEIAALTERLGAEEGDVLLFSADKAKVVHDVLGNLRLKLGRDLGLINESEFRFAWVVDFPLLGWDEEAGRWVAEHHPFTRPHDEDLPLFETNPGAIRAQAYDLVLNGYEVGGGSMRIYKRDVQEKMFSALGLTMEEAREKFGFFLDAFDYGTPPHGGMAFGFDRLVMLLTGRTNLRETIAFPKTASASDLLSGAPSEVDEKQLQQLSIRVAPQQKPEPVKQG; this comes from the coding sequence ATGATGTTACGAACGCATAAATGCGGAACGTTGACGAAAGCGAACGTCGGCGAAACGGTCGTGCTGAACGGTTGGGTGCAGCGCCGCCGGGACCTTGGGGGCGTCTTGTTCATCGATCTGAGAGACCGGAGCGGGCTCATGCAGATCGTATTCAACCCGGCGTTCTCGGGCGAAGCGCTCGAGACGGCGGACAAGTGCCGGAACGAATACGTCGTCGCGGTGAAGGGCAAGGTCGTCGAACGGGATCCGTCGACGGTGAACCCGAACCTGCCGACGGGCGAGATCGAAGTGCAGGTGACGGAGATCGAAGTGTTCAACGGCGCGAAGACGCCTCCGTTCTTCATCGAAGACGGCGTCGAAGTCGACGAGTCCGTGCGGTTGAAGTACCGCTACCTCGACCTGCGCCGGCCGGAGATGCAGCGCACGCTCATGCTCCGTTCGAAAGCGGCGAAGGTGTTCCGCGACTTCCTGGACGCGAACGAGTTCGTCGAGGTCGAGACGCCGATCCTGACGAAGAGCACGCCGGAAGGCGCGCGCGACTACTTGGTGCCGAGCCGCGTGCATCCGGGCGAGTTTTTCGCGCTGCCGCAGTCGCCGCAAATTTTCAAGCAGCTGCTGATGGTCGGCGGCATGGAGCGCTACTATCAAATCGCGCGCTGCTTCCGCGACGAGGACCTTCGGGCGGACCGGCAGCCGGAGTTCACGCAGGTGGACATCGAGACATCGTTCCTGTCGCAGGACCAGCTGCTGACGATCATGGAAGAGCTCACCGCGAAGCTGTTCAAGGAGACGGTCGGCTACGACGTGCCGACGCCGTTCCAGCGTCTGCCGTATGCGGAGGCGATGGGCAAGTACGGCTCCGATAAGCCGGACCTGCGCTTCGGTCTCGAGCTCGTCGACGTATCCGACGTCGTGTCGTCGTCCGGCGTGAAGGTGTTCGCGTCGGTCGTGGCGGGCGGCGGCATGGTGAAGGCGATCAACGCGAAGGGCTGCGCGACGTGGAGCCGCAAGGAGCTCGACGACTTGACGCCGTTCGCGGCTCGCTACGGCGGCAAGGGGCTCGCGTACATCGTCGTGAAGGACGGCGAGTGGAAGGGGCCGATCGTGAAGTTCCTGAGCCCGGAGGAGATCGCGGCATTGACCGAGCGTCTCGGCGCCGAAGAGGGCGACGTGCTGCTGTTCAGCGCCGACAAGGCGAAGGTCGTGCACGACGTGCTCGGCAATCTGCGTCTCAAGCTCGGCCGGGACCTCGGCCTTATTAACGAGAGCGAGTTCCGCTTCGCGTGGGTCGTCGACTTCCCGCTGCTCGGCTGGGACGAGGAAGCAGGGCGTTGGGTGGCGGAGCATCATCCGTTCACGCGTCCGCACGATGAAGACCTGCCGCTGTTCGAGACGAACCCGGGCGCGATCCGCGCGCAAGCGTACGATCTTGTCCTGAACGGGTACGAAGTCGGCGGCGGCTCGATGCGGATTTACAAGCGCGACGTGCAAGAGAAGATGTTCTCGGCGCTCGGTCTCACGATGGAAGAGGCGCGCGAGAAGTTCGGCTTCTTCCTCGACGCGTTCGATTACGGCACCCCGCCGCACGGCGGCATGGCATTCGGCTTCGACCGATTGGTTATGCTGTTAACGGGGCGCACGAATCTGCGCGAGACGATCGCGTTCCCGAAGACGGCGAGCGCATCGGACCTGTTGTCGGGCGCGCCGTCCGAGGTCGACGAGAAGCAGCTGCAGCAGCTGTCGATTCGCGTAGCGCCGCAGCAGAAGCCGGAGCCGGTGAAGCAAGGTTAA